Proteins from a genomic interval of Equus quagga isolate Etosha38 chromosome 13, UCLA_HA_Equagga_1.0, whole genome shotgun sequence:
- the FOXF1 gene encoding forkhead box protein F1 — MTAEVQPAPRAQPPPPRPPPPPPPLPPPPPPPGSSAAQSSGGSGGGGSSHPMSSAPEKQQPPHGGGVGGGGGGGAAMDPASSGPSKAKKTNAGIRRPEKPPYSYIALIVMAIQSSPTKRLTLSEIYQFLQSRFPFFRGSYQGWKNSVRHNLSLNECFIKLPKGLGRPGKGHYWTIDPASEFMFEEGSFRRRPRGFRRKCQALKPMYTMMNGLGFNHLPDTYGFQSSAGGLSCPPNSLALEGGLGMMNGHLPGNVDGMALPSHSVPHLPANGGHSYMGSCGGAAAGEYPHHDSSVPASPLLPAAAGGVMEPHAVYSGSPAAWPPSASAAALNSGASYIKQQPLSPCNPAANPLSGSLSTHSLDQPYLHQNSHNAPAELQGIPRYHSQSPSMCDRKEFVFSFNTMASSSMHSAGGGSYYHQQVTYQDIKPCVM, encoded by the exons ATGACGGCAGAGGTGCAGCCAGCCCCGCGCgcgcagccccctccccctcgccctcctccccctcctcctcctcttcctcctcctcctcctcctcccggctCGTCCGCGGCGCAGagcagcggcggcagcggcggcggcggcagcagccaCCCGATGTCTTCGGCGCCCGAGAAGCAGCAGCCACCGCACGGCGGCGGCGTTGGCGGCGGCGGGGGAGGCGGCGCGGCCATGGACCCCGCGTCGTCCGGCCCGTCCAAGGCCAAGAAGACGAACGCCGGCATCCGGCGCCCCGAGAAGCCTCCCTACTCGTACATCGCGCTCATCGTTATGGCCATCCAGAGCTCGCCCACCAAGCGCCTGACGCTCAGCGAGATCTACCAGTTCCTGCAGAGCCGCTTCCCCTTCTTCCGCGGCTCCTACCAGGGCTGGAAGAACTCGGTGCGCCACAACCTCTCGCTCAACGAGTGCTTCATCAAGCTGCCCAAGGGCCTCGGGCGGCCGGGCAAGGGCCACTACTGGACCATCGACCCGGCCAGCGAGTTCATGTTCGAGGAGGGCTCCTTTCGGCGGCGGCCGCGCGGCTTCCGAAGGAAATGCCAGGCGCTCAAGCCCATGTACACCATGATGAACGGGCTGGGCTTCAACCACCTCCCCGACACCTACGGCTTCCAGAGCTCGGCCGGCGGCCTCTCCTGCCCGCCCAACAGCCTGGCGCTCGAGGGCGGCCTGGGCATGATGAACGGCCACTTGCCGGGCAACGTGGACGGCATGGCTTTGCCCAGCCACTCGGTGCCCCACCTGCCCGCCAACGGTGGCCACTCGTACATGGGCAGCTGCGGCGGCGCGGCGGCCGGCGAGTATCCGCACCACGACAGCTCGGTTCCCGCCTCCCCGCTGCTGCCCGCCGCCGCCGGAGGGGTCATGGAGCCGCACGCCGTCTACTCGGGCTCCCCGGCCGCCTGGCCGCCCTCGGCCTCGGCGGCGGCGCTCAACAGCGGCGCGTCCTACATCAAGCAGCAGCCCCTGTCCCCTTGCAACCCCGCGGCTAACCCCCTGTCCGGCAGCCTCTCCACGCACTCCCTGGACCAGCCGTATCTGCACCAGAACAGCCACAACGCCCCAGCTGAGCTGCAAG GCATCCCGCGGTATCACTCTCAGTCGCCCAGCATGTGTGACCGAAAGGAGTTCGTCTTCTCTTTCAACACCATGGCGTCCTCGTCCATGCACTCGGCCGGCGGCGGCTCCTACTACCACCAGCAGGTCACCTACCAAGACATCAAGCCCTGCGTGATGTGA